The sequence AAGGCCTCTTGGTCCAAAGTGAAAGTCTTGCCAATATTTCTCTTGTTCCCCACAATTGGATGGCCAAGCTTAGGGAAAATAGGAGATGCTTTATCATCCATTGTAGCCATATTAGTATTCTTCCCATATCTACTGAATCTTGTCTTTACACTATCATGCATATATCTCGAGCAAAATACCAAGCATTCCTCGGCTAGATACCCTTTCGCAATAGATCCCTCCGGATGGCTCCGATTACGAACAAAAGACTTCAACTTGCATAAGTTTTGCTCAATTGGGAACATCCAACGACAATGAACCGGGCCACCAAGTTTGATTTCATTTACCAAATGAATAGTAAAATGCACcattatatcaaaaaaatttgggATGAAAGTCATTTCCAGACGACAAAGAATTTCAATAATTTCCTTCTCCAACCGATCAAGATCCTGTATCTTCACAACTTTACTGCATATACCCCGGAAAAAATCACCCAACTCGATTAAGACAATGGCAACATTTTTAGGCAATGTCTTCCTCACAACAACTCCAAGTAAATATTGCATCATAACATGAGCATCATGGCTTTTATAGCCTAGAATCTTCTTATCATCCAATTGCACACATCGAGAAATATTTGATGCAAACCCTTGTGGTAATTTTACATTCTTGAAGACTTTGCAAAAAAGGGTTTTCTCATGTGGGCTCATAGAATAACAAGCTTTACCATATTGAATCTTGTTGCATCCATCTAATCGAGTAGGTTGAAGCTCTTTCCTTATACCCATTTCTTCAAGGTCAAGGCGTGCTTTTagataatcttttgttttcctaaCCAAATTTAATAGTGTCCCCAACAAATTGtcccaaacatttttttgaATGTGCATGACATCCAAATTATGGCGCAAAGTATTTTTCTCCCaatatgacaactaaaaaaaaaaaggacttttTCCTCCATggatcatttttatcatgtggCTTCTATTTTTGTGTCTTGCCAAAAACATTCACATGATTTGATAACTTTTGTGCAATATTCAAACTTGACAAATGGATCAGGGCATCTCTCAACTCCACAGTACCATCAAACGATGTCTTGTTATGACGCCAAGGATGATTTCGAGCTAAAAATCTCCGATGACCCATATAACATATTTTCTACTATGCTTCAAATATTTGGAACAAGTCCCATAATTACAATAAGGACATGTTAACATTCCTTTAGTGCTCCATCCTGATAACATAACATAAGCTGGGAAGTCGCTAATTGTCCATAATAATGCCACCCGCATGAgaaatgtttgtttgcttgtggCATCATATGTTTCAACACCAATTTCCTATAAGTGCTTCAACTCTCTAATCAAAGGTTGGATGTAGATATCAATGTCTTTACCAGGTGATCTAGGACCTGGAATAATCATAGacaagaaaatatattcagaCTTCATAAAAACCAATGGTGATGAATTGTAATTGATTAACACAACGGGCCATGTGCTATGTGAAATGCTCATCGTTCGAAATGGATTGAACCCATCACTTGCAAGTCCCAACCTCACATTGCGAGGGTCTTGAGCAAACTCAGAATGCAAATTATCAAAATCTTTCCAAGCTTTGGCATCAGCCGGATGCCTCAAATTTCCATCATTCGGACGATCTGTTGCATGCCATCTCATTGCAGTAGTTGTCTCTTCACACATGAATAACCTCTGTAGCCTAGGAGTAAGAGGAAAGTATCGTAAAACCTTAGCAGGTATAGTGGAGGATTTAGCATTATCATTTGCAAATTCATCCTCCAATTTCCACTTAGAAGCACCACATAAAAGACAATTATTTGCTTCTTCATGCTTATCCCAAAACAACATACAATCATTTgggcatgcatgtatttttttgtaatcaagACCTAAATCTCTCACTGTCTTCTTAGCTTCATTAAAAGAATTCGGAATTGTAGCATCAGGAAAAgcttcttttaataaatctagAAGGTTACCAAATGCCACATTACTTAGCCCATGGAGACACTTGAAAAGATATAATCGAACGATGAAAGAAAGCCTTGAGAAACTCTTACACCCTGTATAAAGCTCCTGTCGGCCTTCCTCCATTAACTTGTAAAATTTCTTTGCCTCCGTATTAGGACCTTCACAAATCCTTGGGAGGTTTTGCCCTCCAATTGCTACATCTCTATACATATCTTGCAACATATCATCCATGTTATCAAGAGGATCAAGTCCTTCATTACTATGTGATGGTAATCCTTCAGAATACATTGACAATCCTTCTCCATAGAATACCCACTCAGTATAGCCTTCTATGAAACCATAGACTATCAAGTGTTCTCTTACTGTTGCTCTATAATACCAATTACGGTTCAAACACTTTTTGCACGGGCAAAGTATTTCTTGTCCTTGTGCGGTCCTTTGAAAAGCCATATCTAGAAAACCATCAACTCCTCTAATATATGCCTCACTAGCTCTTGGGAGAGCCATCCATTTGCTATTTCTATTACTCATCACTTTTAACTgtttagaaaaggaaaaaaaaagccatgggcattacatatatttaaataagttaTTGCATGCTttcctttaataaaaaaatattaaataagttaTTGCATTAAACTAGAAAGTGATATTGCATAAAACAAGTATTCAACAAACAAAGTTTCTCATCCAATTGCAATAAATGGGAGTGTTCTTACCCACTATTCACTAGTCGGGTTGATGAAGTAATGTTAGAGATCACTTGTgtgatttcttttcaaataagaGTTGATAAgccctaaaaaaaaacatgtcaaaaatatgtaaataaacactaataacaaaaacaaggatctaaattggaagaaaaaaaaggaaaagagaaggaaaaaaacgagaaatgcaaaaaaaaattaaaattgaaatataatataataaaataataaaaaagtaataaaaaaaatcctcttCTTCTCTTAACTGTCCCAGAATCACATATCTGCATGTATAATCCATAAGTAGCAAAAAAATCTAGGATTTTTACTTGTGAAGACGTATGACAATAAACATGATTTGACTCAAAGACTTATTCTAAAAGAAACTAAATGAGACAACATTAATTATCACACCCATGCTttcttgtattatatattttaaaatttataataataataataattattattattgttattttgttgagaCATTTTATGGAGGAGAGGGGGAATTGAAGAAGGAGTCAAGAAAAGGTTTGGCAGCATTATTTTAGTACATTAATGGACAAAATTTCATCTCCATATCTCTTGTCTCTAATGGAGGCGTCATTCAATGCGTCACTGTTAGTGTGCAACTTGTTTATATACTTTTTCTGCTAGAAAGCATAGAGGAATAAGGACCTAGCATGGATTTTTCTCTTGTGTGACATGCTAAGTCAAGCTTGAAGAATCTAATGATATATCCATCTTACATTCATGCTAagtcaaacaaacacacacttatatatatatatatatatatatatatatatatatatatatatattattgtatgtatgtgtgtaatAGTTACTTCATggtttgttttaattaagttttctTAACTCAATTCACATTTATTGGCATGCATGCgcgcatgcatgcatggatacAAAGGCATGCATGGTTCAAAGATACTTTATTGATATGCTAGCCATGGAAAAAGACAGAATGTGTTAGCTTGCATCACTTTGCCACTCATTTGGAGTACAAGAGCCATCAACTTTGTGCTTAACCCCCAACAATATATGTGTGCTTATGTTATTTGAAAAAGTTTAGTTGCCTTACGTGTTATTTAATTAAACTTTCATTTTCAATGAGTTAGTGGTTTTCCATCTTTCATTCTTGTtctcaaactaaataaataaataaattcctaTGGTGAAGGTGGTTCGCTATCTCTTTCATGACCATTTAAactagaaaggaaaaaaaaagttgaaagaaaacaaaaacatataaaaaattatcccAATATATTATCCCTATTGAGTATCTAATGCCTTTATTTTAAAGGATAATCTCTTCATTTGCATTGACTAGCCTAATCCTTatttaactaattatattactgcaaaaagaatatttacaaTCAAATCCAATAATTAGGTAGCTAAATGAGGATTGTAAATCTTAATTAGGATATAACTCATTTGTaccattaaaatttaacatgccTTCTAATGAAACTCAACATATATCCCAATTAACTtgtatatttttgtcattttactcatattatagaaatttaaatatttcattataatcAAAAGGTATTatgaaactaaataaaaaggattaattcaagaaattgattcaaatatatatctTGACatgaaattcatatatatagattgaCATTAATTCAAGAAAACCAAACTCTTTCAAAGTCACAAAAAGGATTAGATTAAGATATTAACATTGTCTGGGTCAATTTAAGATAAGCAAATGCGTAAAGCTAGTTGATATGTAAAATCATAGTAAAACCATGCATGCATTTCAAACCAACTTAATTAGAAGGATTCAAATGGCTTTCTCCTTGACTTGTTCCATTGTATGAATATATAGTGACCAATATTAGAGGTGAATTAGTGATCCAAGATCAAGGAAGTTCTTATTGCACAGtgaaaagttcaaaaaaatgtatttgGAGTTTTGTTTGCTGAGGAAACTGTGAATAGCGTTTGTTGtacatttcatttttaatttttctgacTTAGTTCATCATGTAATATTAATGTATGGTAGCAGAAGTGTTGCGGTTCATCGGCTGCTCGAAACCGCTATACATTGGAGTACTAACAAGTTAACGATCGTTACATGTACTTGGATGGCGATTATCTTTGGTTGGTGATGCATCATGTGAGTGTTTCTGGCAGATCTATAAGCTCcaataatatttgattaaagAGTTTATTGGTTAAATCCTTCTTTGGTTTATGTATGAAAATTATGAGGAAGTCCCTGTAAGGTTTTACATTCACCTATGGGTCACCCATACGGGGCTGCAAATAATATTAGACAAGTTATGGACTAGTGTGAAAAATAAGtgctttatttttcagtttcatGCTTCAGATGTATTGAAATGCACATCCCCAGTTTCTAATGTTTCAATTTCACTACCAACTATAATATGGTGcaagtaatattaaaaaaataacgggtaaatttttaattttttattttccgtGGTAATGTGCCAACTCCTTCATGGTTGAGAGAACAGTGAACATGGCCAattttattcaacaaatataaaagaaaaagagagaagataAAGTCATTTAACTCTATGTCAGACATCAAATGCATACTGATCTACAATTGGCAACCAAACATTACCTTCCactctttttattaaaatacatgACATAAATTGCAGGGCCCTCTTTCAGTCACCTACAGAAAGCCACTGACATCTAACCTAGCACATCAAAAGTAGATTAAAAGATTTCCCTTTTGTGTATGAGTTGATGACTGAGTAAAACTTTTGAGAATTGTAAATAAGCCATGAGTAGGATTCTACCCCACAACCTTTGACCAGAGAGAGGAATAAAGTATGAACTAAGCTATTGTGGGGGTGGTATAACTGTGCAGAATTTAAACTACAACTATGTTACTAATTCAAAGACATCACCgctgacaaaaaaaaaatgttgcttCCATAATTATAGAACTTAAGAATAACCACAAATGGCAACTACTCAAATCTCTGGCAATACACTCGATAGCAACAATTCACATGTGTTTAGTTACTAAGCCTAATAAGAGAATTACAGTAAGCCTTAGTGACAATCTAGTGGATAGCCTGATAATAAGAATGCCAAGAATACATAAATAAAGTTTCCAACCTACCTATCTTCAGTCAACAATGATACTGGTCAAATTCATAATTATAGAAATAGAGTAACACCAAAGAA comes from Dioscorea cayenensis subsp. rotundata cultivar TDr96_F1 chromosome 15, TDr96_F1_v2_PseudoChromosome.rev07_lg8_w22 25.fasta, whole genome shotgun sequence and encodes:
- the LOC120277637 gene encoding uncharacterized protein LOC120277637 gives rise to the protein MALPRASEAYIRGVDGFLDMAFQRTAQGQEILCPCKKCLNRNWYYRATVREHLIVYGFIEGYTEWVFYGEGLSMYSEGLPSHSNEGLDPLDNMDDMLQDMYRDVAIGGQNLPRICEGPNTEAKKFYKLMEEGRQELYTGCKSFSRLSFIVRLYLFKCLHGLSNVAFGNLLDLLKEAFPDATIPNSFNEAKKTVRDLGLDYKKIHACPNDCMLFWDKHEEANNCLLCGASKWKLEDEFANDNAKSSTIPAKVLRYFPLTPRLQRLFMCEETTTAMRWHATDRPNDGNLRHPADAKAWKDFDNLHSEFAQDPRNVRLGLASDGFNPFRTMSISHSTWPVVLINYNSSPLVFMKSEYIFLSMIIPGPRSPGKDIDIYIQPLIRELKHL